The Lutra lutra chromosome 10, mLutLut1.2, whole genome shotgun sequence genome contains a region encoding:
- the PTGDR2 gene encoding prostaglandin D2 receptor 2, whose amino-acid sequence MSANVTLKPLCPLLEQMSRIQSHSNSSIRYMDHASVLLHGLASLLGLVENGLILFVVGCRMRQTVVTTWVLHLALSDLLATATLPFFTYFLAVGHSWELGTTFCKLHSSIFFLNMFASGFLLSAISLDRCLQVVRPVWAQNHRTVAAAHRVCLVLWALAVLNTVPYFVFRDTIQRLDGRIMCYYNVLLLNPGPDRDATCNSRQAALAVSKFLLAFVVPLAIIASSHAVVSVQLRHRGRRRPSRFVRLVAAVVAAFALCWGPYHVFSLLEARAHGDPTLRPLVWRGLPFVTSLAFVNSVINPLLYVLTCPDVLHKLRRSLRSVLESVLLDDSELGGPGSSRRRRSSGPRAARAPPVSWPARLLAWVRGGGAESTRRASSRSQDERGPLNRALSTTSG is encoded by the coding sequence ATGTCAGCCAACGTCACCCTGAAGCCGCTCTGCCCGCTCCTGGAGCAGATGAGCCGCATCCAAAGCCACAGCAACTCGAGCATCCGCTACATGGACCACGCGTCCGTGCTGCTGCACGGGCTGGCCTCGCTGCTTGGCCTGGTGGAGAACGGACTCATCCTCTTCGTGGTGGGCTGCCGCATGCGCCAGACCGTCGTCACCACCTGGGTGCTGCACCTGGCGCTGTCGGACCTGCTGGCCACCGCCACCCTGCCCTTCTTCACTTACTTCCTGGCCGTGGGCCACTCGTGGGAGCTGGGCACCACCTTCTGCAAGCTGCACTCCTCCATCTTCTTCCTCAACATGTTCGCCagcggcttcctgctcagcgccATCAGCCTGGACCGCTGCCTGCAGGTGGTGCGGCCGGTGTGGGCGCAGAACCACCGCACGGTGGCCGCGGCCCACCGGGTTTGCCTGGTGCTCTGGGCCCTGGCGGTGCTCAACACGGTGCCCTACTTCGTGTTCCGGGACACCATCCAGCGGCTGGACGGCCGCATCATGTGCTACTACAACGTGCTGCTCCTGAACCCCGGGCCCGATCGCGATGCCACGTGCAACTCGCGCCAGGCGGCCCTGGCCGTCAGCAAGTTCCTGCTGGCCTTCGTCGTGCCACTGGCCATCATCGCCTCGAGCCACGCGGTTGTGAGCGTGCAGCTGCGCCACCGAGGCCGCCGGCGGCCCAGCCGCTTCGTGCGCCTGGTGGCGGCGGTGGTGGCGGCCTTCGCGCTCTGCTGGGGTCCCTACCACGTGTTCAGCCTGCTGGAAGCGCGCGCGCACGGCGACCCCACGCTGCGGCCTCTTGTGTGGCGCGGCCTGCCCTTTGTCACCAGCCTGGCCTTCGTCAACAGCGTGATCAACCCGCTGCTCTACGTGCTCACCTGCCCCGACGTGCTGCACAAGCTGCGGCGCTCGCTGCGGAGCGTGCTGGAGAGCGTGCTGCTGGACGACAGCGAGCTGGGCGGCCCGggcagcagccgccgccgccgctcctcCGGCCCCCGCGCCGCCCGGGCGCCCCCGGTGTCCTGGCCCGCGCGTCTGCTCGCCTGGGTGCGGGGCGGCGGCGCAGAGTCCACGCGGAGGGCCAGCTCCCGCTCCCAGGACGAGAGGGGCCCCCTGAACAGGGCGCTGAGCACCACATCTGGGTAG
- the ZP1 gene encoding zona pellucida sperm-binding protein 1 yields MAGISARLWDGCVALLLVAALGLRQRPHTEPGPSGLWHGYDCGVKGMQLWAFPGPGQTIRFKVVDEFGNQFEVNNCSACYHWVTTKPPGHAVFSAGYKGCHVLEKDGRSHLRVIIEAMLPSGRVEATGDVTLICPKPGHTWTPDPHLAPHTGFSRPTPQAWSLRPIPEHSFVHATPALPSLGPGPTSHATQVPPQGGTLGPWGVDEPPYSGAPLTPELCQVPSGAIPCGVGRSSKEACQQAGCCYDNSREIPCYYGNTATVQCFRNGHFVLVVSQETALAHGITLANIHMAYAPTGCSPTQETGSFVVFRFPLSHCGTTVQVAGNQLVYENQLVSDIEAWTGPQGSITRDSTFRLHMRCIFNASDFLPLQASVFPPPSPAPVTQSGPLHLQLRIAKDETFRSFYEEGDYPLVRLLREPLPVEVRLLHRTDPGLVLLLHQCWATPGASPFQQPQWPILSDGCPFDGDSYRTQLVALDGAELSFPSHYRRFTVATFTLLHPGSQRALRGWVYFFCSASACSPAGLETCPTMCSSGPSRQRRSSAAHGTAAGPQNLVSSPGPVGFEDSYRQEPALGPTGSPRNVNQRPLLWVVLLLAAVALVLGVGVFVRLHQAKRGSSRKATEGEGAQ; encoded by the exons ATGGCAGGGATCTCAGCCAGGCTCTGGGATGGTTGCGTGGCGCTGCTGCTGGTGGCTGCTCTGGGGCTAAGGCAGCGGCCACACACCGAACCTGGTCCCTCTGGCCTGTGGCACGGCTATGACTGTGGGGTCAAGGGCATGCAGCTATGGGCCTTCCCGGGGCCAGGCCAGACAATCCGCTTCAAGGTGGTAG ATGAATTTGGGAACCAATTTGAGGTAAACAACTGCTCTGCCTGCTACCACTGGGTCACCACCAAGCCCCCGGGACACGCGGTCTTCTCTGCTGGTTACAAAGGCTGCCATGTGCTGGAGAAG GATGGGCGCTCCCACCTGAGGGTGATCATCGAAGCCATGCTGCCCAGTGGTCGAGTTGAGGCAACAGGAGATGTCACTCTGATTTGTCCTAAACCTGGCCACACCTGGACTCCAGACCCACACCTGGCACCACACACAGGCttctcccgccccaccccccaggcctggTCCCTCCGCCCCATCCCAGAGCACAGCTTTGTCCATGCGACCCCTGCCTTGCCATCCCTCGGACCTGGACCCACCTCCCATGCCACCCAGGTTCCACCCCAGGGGGgcaccctgggaccctggggggTTGACGAGCCACCATACTCAG GTGCACCTCTGACTCCAGAGCTGTGCCAGGTGCCCTCAGGGGCCATCCCCTGTGGAGTGGGAAGAAGTTCAAAGGAAGCCTGCCAGCAGGCTGGCTGCTGCTATGACAACAGCAGAGAGATTCCCTGTTACTATGGCAACACAG CAACTGTCCAGTGCTTCAGAAATGGCCACTTTGTCCTGGTGGTGTCCCAAGAAACCGCCTTGGCGCATGGGATCACGCTGGCCAACATCCACATGGCCTATGCCCCCACAGGCTGCTCCCCCACCCAGGAGACCGGGTCCTTCGTGGTCTtccgcttccccctctcccactgtggGACCACAGTCCAG GTGGCTGGCAACCAGCTTGTCTATGAGAATCAGCTGGTGTCTGACATCGAGGCTTGGACGGGGCCACAGGGCTCCATCACTCGGGACAGCACCTTCCG GCTTCACATGCGCTGCATCTTCAACGCCAGTGATTTCCTGCCGCTCCAGGCATCCGTCTTCCCGCCACCCTCTCCAGCCCCTGTGACCCAGTCCGGGCCCCTGCATCTCCAGCTTCGGATCGCCAAGG ATGAGACTTTCCGCTCCTTCTATGAGGAAGGGGACTACCCCCTCGTGAGGCTGCTGCGTGAGCCTCTACCGGTGGAGGTCCGGCTCCTGCACAGGACAGACCCCGGTCTGGTCCTGCTGCTGCACCAGTGCTGGGCCACTCCCGGGGCCAGCCCCTTCCAGCAGCCTCAGTGGCCCATCCTGTCCGACGG GTGTCCTTTTGATGGTGACAGCTACAGGACCCAACTGGTAGCCTTGGACGGGGCAGAGCTGTCCTTCCCATCCCACTACCGGCGCTTCACCGTTGCCACCTTCACCCTCCTGCACCCTGGCTCACAGAGGGCCCTCAGGGGATGG GTTTACTTCTTCTGCAGcgcctctgcctgctcccctgcGGGGCTGGAGACGTGCCCCACTATGTGCAGCTCTGGGCCCTCAA GACAGCGACGGTCCTCTGCTGCCCACGGCACTGCTGCTGGGCCCCAGAACCTTGTGAGCTCTCCAGGGCCCGTGGGCTTTGAGGATTCTTACAGGCAGGAGCCTGCACTGGGGCCCACAG GCTCCCCCAGGAACGTCAACCAGAGGCCTCTCCTCTGGGTGGTCCTTCTGCTGGCGGCTGTTGCCCTGGTCCTAGGGGTCGGTGTTTTCGTGCGCCTGCACCAAGCCAAGCGCGGAAGCTCCAGGAAGGCCACCGAGGGTGAAGGGGCTCAATAA
- the CCDC86 gene encoding coiled-coil domain-containing protein 86: MDTPLRRSRRLEGLNPESPETPSSVLQARRALVEFKSDTEETREPESPSAQQPGLESPRRQPETSPGSPILPQGAVLGAPGREPEPGPPSLQRQQNPGLESLQTLPESGLELPGFQPKPSGESTEFSQTQEKPDSELSLSKKELASGSPRHQLRPGSPEPYLAEQVPGPEPSRPLQEPTAQSPASPRGQREPNKPPPAWKTVRSSLGAQKRTSSSAQTPASKKLKEGEEVPVIPMGKPKSGRVWKDRSKKRFSQMVQDKPLRTSWQRKMKERQERKLAKDFARHLEEEKEKRRQEKKQRRAENLKRRLENERRAEVVQVIRNPAKLKRAKKKQLRSIQKRDTLALLQKQPPQGPAAKI; the protein is encoded by the exons ATGGATACGCCGCTGAGACGCAGCCGGAGGCTGGAAGGCCTAAACCCTGAATCCCCCGAGACCCCCAGCTCAGTTTTGCAGGCGAGACGGGCCCTTGTGGAGTTCAAGTCGGACACGGAAGAGACGAGGGAGCCCGAGTCTCCGAGTGCTCAGCAACCCGGCCTGGAGTCCCCCCGACGTCAGCCGGAGACAAGCCCGGGGTCACCTATTCTACCGCAGGGTGCAGTTCTGGGGGCCCCCGGAAGGGAGCCGGAGCCGGGCCCACCGTCCCTCCAGCGCCAGCAGAACCCAGGCCTGGAGTCGCTCCAAACACTTCCGGAGTCGGGTCTAGAACTCCCCGGATTTCAGCCAAAGCCAAGTGGGGAGTCCACAGAGTTCTCCCAGACCCAGGAAAAGCCGGACTCGGAGTTGTCACTGAGTAAGAAGGAGCTGGCCTCGGGGTCTCCCCGACATCAGCTGCGCCCAGGATCCCCTGAGCCTTACCTGGCTGAGCAAGTGCCGGGTCCGGAGCCCTCGCGGCCACTCCAGGAGCCGACAGCCCAGTCACCCGCCTCCCCCCGGGGTCAGCGCGAGCCGAACAAGCCACCTCCGGCCTGGAAGACGGTGCGAAGCAGCCTCGGGGCGCAGAAGAGGACAAGCTCTTCAGCCCAGACCCCAGCGTCCAAGAAGttgaaggagggggaggaggttcCTGTAATCCCTATGGGAAAGCCCAAATCGGGGCGGGTGTGGAAGGACCGCTCCAAGAAAAG GTTCTCCCAAATGGTGCAGGACAAGCCCTTGCGCACATCCTGGCAGCGGAAGATGAAGGAGCGACAGGAGAGGAAGCTGGCCAAGGACTTCGCCCGGCAcctagaggaggagaaggagaaacgaCGGCAG GAGAAGAAACAGCGCCGGGCCGAGAACCTGAAACGCCGCCTGGAGAATGAGCGGAGGGCAGAGGTTGTCCAAGTG ATCCGAAACCCTGCCAAGCTCAAGCGGGCAAAGAAGAAGCAGCTTCGCTCCATTCAGAAGCGGGACACGCTGGCACTGCTGCAGAAGCAGCCACCCCAGGGGCCAGCGGCCAAGATCTGA